A window of Polaromonas hydrogenivorans contains these coding sequences:
- a CDS encoding NAD(P)/FAD-dependent oxidoreductase, whose translation MTDTVTGAPPAAHHSALSPSDEIARWLELFDAALTRSDVQAATQLFTTDCHWRDLIGFTWNLKTVEGRDGVQDLLAATLASTQPANWRTEGEASRANGVTEGWFTFETAMARGRSYARLKDGLCWTLLTTLYELKGFEEKKGRDRIKGAEHGVQKGRQNWTERRQQEEAELGITVQPYVLVIGGGQGGIGLGARLKRLGVPALIIDKHPRPGDQWRSRYKSLCLHDPVWYDHMPYLPFPDDWPVFCPKDKIGDWLEMYTKVMELNYWSSTECIKAKYDEAAKEWEVSVVRDGQTVVLRPKQVVFALGMSGVANVPQIEGAGTFKGAQHHSSKHPGGDAYKGKKAIVLGANNSAHDICADLWENGADVTMLQRSSTHIVRSDSLMDLALGGLYSEQALEKGITTDMADLIFASVPFRIMHTFHIPVYEEIQKRDADLYDRLRKAGFMLDFGDDGSGLFMKYLRRGSGYYIDVGACDLVANGDVKLKSGVDIARITENAVILSDGTELPADLIVYATGYGSMNGWVERLVSPEMAAKVGKCWGLGSDTTKDPGPWEGELRNMWKPTQQEALWFHGGNLHQSRHYSRYLALQLKARMEGLDTPVYGLQEVHHTQ comes from the coding sequence ATGACCGACACCGTGACCGGCGCGCCCCCGGCGGCCCACCACAGCGCCCTGAGCCCCAGCGATGAAATCGCCCGCTGGCTCGAACTGTTCGACGCCGCGCTGACACGCAGCGACGTGCAGGCCGCCACCCAGTTGTTCACCACCGATTGCCACTGGCGCGACCTGATCGGCTTCACCTGGAACCTCAAGACCGTCGAAGGCCGTGACGGCGTGCAGGACTTGCTGGCCGCCACGCTGGCCAGCACGCAGCCGGCCAACTGGCGCACCGAGGGCGAGGCCAGCCGCGCCAACGGCGTGACCGAAGGCTGGTTCACCTTCGAAACCGCCATGGCGCGCGGGCGCAGCTATGCCCGGCTGAAGGACGGGCTGTGCTGGACGCTGCTGACCACGCTCTACGAACTCAAGGGTTTCGAGGAAAAGAAGGGCCGCGACCGCATCAAGGGCGCCGAGCATGGCGTGCAGAAAGGCCGGCAGAACTGGACCGAGCGCCGCCAGCAGGAGGAAGCCGAACTGGGCATCACCGTTCAGCCCTACGTGCTGGTCATCGGCGGCGGCCAGGGCGGCATCGGACTCGGTGCGCGCCTCAAGCGCCTGGGCGTTCCCGCGCTGATCATCGACAAGCACCCGCGCCCCGGCGACCAGTGGCGCAGCCGCTACAAGTCGCTGTGCCTGCACGACCCGGTCTGGTACGACCACATGCCCTACCTGCCGTTTCCCGACGACTGGCCGGTGTTCTGCCCCAAGGACAAGATCGGCGACTGGCTGGAGATGTACACCAAGGTGATGGAGCTGAACTACTGGTCATCGACCGAATGCATCAAGGCGAAGTACGACGAAGCAGCGAAAGAGTGGGAAGTGTCCGTGGTGCGCGACGGCCAGACTGTCGTGCTGCGGCCCAAGCAGGTGGTGTTTGCGCTGGGCATGTCGGGCGTGGCCAACGTGCCGCAAATCGAGGGCGCCGGCACCTTCAAGGGCGCGCAGCACCATTCCAGCAAGCACCCCGGCGGCGATGCCTACAAGGGCAAAAAAGCCATCGTGCTGGGCGCCAACAACTCGGCGCACGACATCTGCGCCGACCTGTGGGAAAACGGCGCCGACGTGACCATGCTGCAGCGCAGCTCGACGCACATCGTGCGCTCGGACTCGCTGATGGACCTGGCGCTGGGCGGGCTGTACTCGGAGCAGGCGCTGGAAAAAGGCATCACCACCGACATGGCCGACCTGATCTTCGCCTCGGTGCCGTTTCGCATCATGCATACCTTCCACATCCCGGTGTACGAGGAAATCCAGAAGCGCGACGCCGATTTGTACGACCGGCTGCGCAAGGCCGGCTTCATGCTCGACTTCGGCGACGACGGCTCGGGCCTGTTCATGAAGTATTTGCGCCGCGGCTCGGGCTACTACATCGACGTGGGCGCCTGCGACCTCGTGGCCAACGGCGACGTCAAGCTCAAGAGCGGCGTGGACATCGCGCGCATCACCGAAAACGCGGTGATCCTGAGCGATGGCACCGAGCTGCCCGCCGACCTGATCGTCTATGCCACGGGCTACGGCTCAATGAACGGCTGGGTCGAGCGGCTGGTCTCGCCCGAGATGGCCGCCAAGGTCGGCAAGTGCTGGGGGCTGGGTTCGGACACGACCAAAGACCCCGGCCCGTGGGAAGGCGAACTGCGCAACATGTGGAAGCCGACGCAGCAGGAAGCGCTGTGGTTCCACGGCGGCAACCTGCACCAGTCGCGCCACTATTCACGCTACCTGGCGCTGCAGCTCAAGGCGCGCATGGAAGGGCTGGACACGCCGGTCTATGGCCTGCAGGAAGTGCACCACACGCAGTGA